From the genome of Longispora fulva:
GGAACACTCTCACCGGGTACGAGTCGGAGCTGCTCACGGCCCTCGCCAGCCGCGCGCACCTGCGCCGGCTGAGCGGCTACCCGCTGCTGTGCGCCCTGCTCTGCGCCCTGCACCGCGACCGCCGCGCCCAGCTCCCGGCGAGCCGGATGGAACTCTACGACGTCGCCCTCCAGATGCTCCTCGAACGCCGCGACACCGAACGCCACATCACCGGCGACATCACCTTGTCGCGCACCCAGAAGACCCTCCTCCTCCAGGAACTCGCCTACTGGCTGATCCGCAACGGCTGGTCCGACGCCGGATTCGACGAGGCGGCCGACCGGATCGCCGCCCGACTGGCCGGGATGCCCCAGGTGGGCGCGACCGCGCCCGAGGTGCTCCGGCACCTGCTGGAGCGCAGCGGGCTGCTCCGCGAGCCGGTCGACGGCCGGGTGGACTTCGTGCACCGCACGTTCCAGGAGTACCTGGCGGCCCAGGGCGCGGTGGCCGCCGACGACATCGGGGTCCTGATCAGCCACGCGCACCTCGACCAGTGGCGCGAGGTGGTCGTGATGGCCGCGGGACACGCCTCCACCACCCAACGCGAACGCCTGGTCACCGGCCTGCTGGACCGGGGCAGGGGCAGGTCACGGACGTCGCGGTCCCCGGTGCGCGCCACGCTGCTCCTGTTGGCCGTGGCCTGCCTGGAGACGTCGCCGGAACTGCCGCAGGCCGTGCGCGCGCAGATCGACCAGAGTGCGGCGGAGTTGCTCCCACCGAGGACGATGACCACGGCGCAGACCCTCGCCAAACTGGGCGACGCGGCCCTGGACCTGCTGACCCTGTCGACGCCCGGGACCGCGAAGGAGGTCGCTGCGACGATCCGCGCGGCCGGGCTGACCGGGGACCCGGCGGCGGTGGACCTGATCGCCCGCTACCGGGGCCGGCCGGAGAAGGTCGTGGTCAACGAGCTGATCCGGGCCTGGGACGCCTTCGACCCGGAGATCTACGCGCGCGACGTGCTGTCCGGCTGCCGGCCGGACGGCGACCCACTGCGCCGGCTCGATCTCCGCAACCCGGCCCTGATCCCTGGCCTGCGGCACATCCCGACCCTGGAACATCTCACGGTCGGGATTCCGAACGGCGAGACCTTCCAGGATCTCAGCTTCGTGTCGGACCTCTCCAGGTTGGAGGCCCTGACCATGTTGGGCCTGCGCCTCGAAGACCTGCACACTCTGGAGTCGGCGAACCTGCGGATCCTCAACCTGATCTGGGACTTGGACGCTCCGGGTGACACCATCGACGCGGGGCCCCTTTCACACCTGTCCCTGAAAGTTCTCTACATCCAGAACCGTCGGCTCACGAACCTCAGATCTCTGAGCGCCAACGACGCGCTCTCCTCGCTGATGCTCACGGGGGCGGAGCCGCACGACCTGCAGGAGCTGTCCGCCGCCAAGTCATTGGAGTTCCTGTATCTCTATTCACCACGTGATCTGACCAGTGTGGAACCGCTGACATTCCTGCATGCACCGAGAGCGCTCGGCCTGCGGGACTGCCCGGAGGTGCGCGATCTCAGGAAGCTGGGGCGTTGGGCGGACAGTCTGGCCTCCCTGGACCTGGAGGTTCGTCCGGGCACCGACCTCGCACCGCTCGCGGCTCTTCCGCAGCTGACCCATCTGATGCTCCCCGACATCGGGAGCCACGATTTGACGCCACTCAACCAGTTCTCGGCCTTGGAAGGCCTGGAGTTCTTCGCTGTCGACGGACCCATGGACCTCAGGCGGATACCTCGATTGCCCTGTCTACGGGTAATCAAACTGTGGTGGCTCGGTGAGGTCGACGTCACTCCTCTGGCCGGTTGGCCGCAGCTCACGATCGAAGTGCCGCGCCGGGCGGTGGTGCACGGGGAGGAAGCCCTCAGCGGCGGTAGCCAGGTCAGGCGGATGCAGCGCTACTAGGCCGGGGCCAGGACCAGTTCCGGCTTCGCGCGGCCGGCCTTCTCCACCATGACGGCGAGCACGTCACCGCTCGGGCCGTAGACCGCGTACGGGACCTCGATGCCGACCGGGGACAGCGGCCCGCCGTGGGAGATCACCTTGGCCTCGGCCTCGTCGAGGTCGCGGCGGGGGAACAGCCGCTCGGCGGCCGTGTTCAGGTCCAGGTTCACCGGGTCGTCGAGTTCCGCCAGCTCGTCGAGGGTGCGCGCCTCGGCCAGCGTGAAGCCGCCGACGGCGGTCCGGCGCAGCGCGGTCAGGTGGCCGCCGACCCCGGTCAGGGCCCCCAGGTCGCGGGCGATCGCCCGGATGTAGGTGCCGGACGAGCACTCGACGGACACGTCGACGTCCACCAGCCCCGGGGACCGGCGGATCTCGCCCACGTCGAGGCGGTGGATCGTGATGGGGCGGGCGGGGAGGTCGACGGATTCGCCGGCGCGTACCCGGGAATAGGATCTGACGCCCTTGATCTTGATCGCGCTGACCGAGCTGGGCACCTGGTCGATCAGGCCGACCATCGTCGCGAGGCCCGCGCGGACCGCCTCGTCGGACACGTCGTCGGCCGGCACCGCGGTGACCAGCTCGCCCTCGGCGTCGTCGGTGATCGTGGACTGGCCGAGCCGGATCGTGCCGGTGTAGCCCTTGCGGCTGCCGATCACGTAGGTGAGCAGCTTCGTGCCGCGTTCCACGCCGAGGACCAGGACCCCGGTGGCCATCGGGTCCAGGGTGCCGCCGTGGCCCACCCGTCGGGTCCGCGCGAGGCGGCGCATGCGCGCCACCACGTCGTGGGAGGTCATCCCCGCCGGCTTGTCCACGATCACTAGCCCTGTCGTCGCCACAGGGGAAGCCTTCCAGACGCGGCCGGGCGGGTCGTGCGGGGGCTCGGCGCACCTGGCCGCCACCTGAATCGGGCCTATCCGGTCACTCCGTTTCCTGGCACCAAGGTGCCATGCACCTTGACGACAGGCTCACGGTAGTGACTGCGCCCGGGGTCGCTGGCAGAGTTCATCACATCGGAAGAACGCACCGCATCGGAGCGAAACTTCCAAAAACCAATCATTACGTACACGGGTGGAGTCTGTCATGTCTCGGATCGTCGCGCTTTTCATCGCTGTCGCCGCTCTCGGCTCGATCGGCGCCGGTGTCACGGCCGCCACCGCCGACGTGACGGCCCAGGTGACGACGGTCGCCGACGGCGCCGGATGGGGCGTGGTGAACCCCGGCCCGACGCTGCCGCAGGCTCCCGCCGCCCACACCGACAGCGACGGCGCCGCCTGGGGCTAGGCCGCGCGCCCCACACCCGCCTCCCCGCCGACCGATCCCGAACAGGACCTGTTGTGAAGAGAATCGCCCAGCTGGCCGTCGCCGGCGTCGGAATCGCCCTCACCCTGACCGCGTGCGCCACGCAGGGCGGCCACGACGTCGCTGGCCCGGTGCCCACCAGCACCTCCACGGCACCCCGGCCCCCGGCCAGCGACGCCGCCCACCCGACCACGTCGGCCCCCGCCGGGGGCGCCCCCCTCGCCACGTCGGCCCCCACCACATCGGCCCCCGCCGGCGGCGCTCCCCTCGCCACGCCGCCACCGGCCGCCGCCGTCGGCTCCGCCGGCTGCCCGGTCACGGCCGAGACGCTGCTGACCGCCCTGAAGTCAGACGACGCCCGATTCATCCAGGCCGGCAGACCAGCCGCGCTGGAAGGAGTCGTCTGCCACAGCGCCTTCGCCGTCGTCCACTCCGCACCCGACGGAGTCCACCAACCCCCCAAGACGCTCTTCGGCTACAGCGACGCCGCCGGAGCCTGGAAGCCCCTCGTCGTCAGCGGCGGCATCCACTTCTGCCGCGACTACGTGACCGACGACATCGCACAGCACCTCCCCAACTGCTGACCGCCCCTACCCCAAGGACACCCCTCGTGAACACCGTCATCCGCCGTGCCCTCGCCGGCCTGGTCACCACCACCGCTCTCACCGCCGGCCTCCTCGGCGCCATCACCCCCGCCCACGCCGCCACCGGCACCGACGTCGCCACCCTCGCCCGCAACAACGAGAACAAGGGCCCCTGCCAAACCAACAGCATCGGGGGTACCGGCTTCCAGGGCCCCAACGAGAGCAGCTGCTCCGGCAACGCCTGGTGCGCGGACTTCGCCGGCTGGGCCTGGGCCAACGCCGGGGACCACTCGATCGACGTCACCGGCCTGACCCAGGGCTCCTGGACCTTCTACAACTACGGCCGGCGCCACACGGGCTCCCTGCACACCGACACCGGGTACCGGCCCCAGATCGGCGACGCCGCCGTCTACAACGTCACCTCCTACGCCGCCAACGGCGACGCCACCTACAGCGACCATGTCGGCCTCGTCACCCTCGTCAACCCCAACGGCTCCATCGAGGTCACCAACGGCAACTTCAGCGACAAGGTCATGACCAACGCCATCCCGGCGTCCCAGGTCCCCGTCGGCAGCTACCAGTCCGCCCAGGGCAACACGATCAGCGCCTACGTCACCCCGTCCGGACTCAGCACGCCGCCGCCCCCGCCGGTCCCGGAGTCCTTCGGCGGGAAGCTGGTGGACCTCAACGGCGACGGGAAGCCGGACGTGATCGGCCGTCTCAACGACAACCTGTACGTGTGGCTGAACACCACGACCACCCAGACCACCGTCAGCGGTGCGGTGAACCTCGGCGCGGGCTGGGCCACCATGAACTCGTTGATGGTGGCCGACTTCAACGGCGACGGGAAGCCGGACGTCCTCGCCCGGCAGAACGACCACCTGTACGTCTGGCTGAACACCTCCACGGCCGGCCAGCCCTCCGTGGCCGGTGCCACCGATCTCGGCACGGGCTGGACGAGTGAGAACTCCCTCATGGCGGCGGACTTCAACGGCGACGGCAAAGCCGACATCATCGCCCGCCTCGCCGACAACCTCTACGCCTGGACCAGCAACGGCACCGGCCTGAGCACCCCCACCAACCTCGGCAACGGCTGGACCGGCGAGAACTCCCTCATGGCCGCCGACTTCAACGGCGACGGCAAAGCCGACATCATCGCCCGCCTCGCCGACAACCTCTACGCCTGGACCAGCAACGGCACCGGCCTGAGCACCCCCACCAACCTCGGCAACGGCTGGACCGGCGAGAACTCCCTCATGGCCGCCGACTTCAACGGCGACGGCAAAGCCGACATCATCGCCCGCCTCGCCGACAACCTCTACATCTGGACCAGCAACGGCACCGGCCTGAGCACCCCCACCAACCTCGGCAACGGCTGGACGACGATGAACGCCCTGATGACCGGCGACTTCAACAACGACGGCAAGCTCGACGTCCTGGCCCGGCAGAACGACAACCTCTACGTCTGGAAGTCCACGGGCACCAGCCTGGGCGGCGCCAACAACCTCGGCAACGGCTGGACGACCATCACCTTCGTCACGAAGGCGTAGACCTCGACGGTGGGGCGCGGACCCGGTGGTCCGCGCCCCACCGCTCGTTCCCGTTCGGCGACGTCGACCCGGCTAGCGGACCGCGCCCACCACCGCCCACCGCCCCGACACCAACCGCGCGACCAGCGTCACGAGTCGGATCAGAATGAACAGGGTCAGCCCGGCCCAGATCCCGCCGAGCCCCAGGTCCAGCGCGTAGGTGACCCAGATCGCCGGCAGGAAGCCGCCCAGCGCCGCCGCGATCGTGAGATTGCGCATGTACGCGACGTCCCCGGCCCCGATCAGCACCCCGTCGAGGGCGAACACCACCCCGGCCACCAGCTCCATGGCCACGAACCACGGCCACGCGACCATGGTCTGGTCGAGCACCGCCCGGTCGGTGGTGAACAGCCCCGGCAGCCACCACGCGCCCACGGCGATGAACGCCGCGAGCACCACCCCGCAGCCGGCCCCGATCCGGGTGATCCGGGCTGCCGTCCGCCGGGCCTCCTCGGCGCGGCCGGCGCCCAGGTCGGCCCCCACGAGGGACTGGGCGGCGATGGCCAGCGCGTCGAGGGCGAAGGCGCAGAACATCCAGAGCTGCAGGGCGATCTGGTGCGCGGCGAGGGCCGCTGCGCCGAACCGGGCGGTCACCGCAGCCGCGGACAGGAAGCAGACCTGGAAGGCCAGGCCCCGGATGATCAGGTCGCGGCTGAGGGTGAGCTGCGCCAGCAACCGGGCCGGGTGCGGGGCCAGCGGCACGCCCTCGACGACCAGGGCCCGGACGAACAGGGCTCCGGAGACGCACTGGGCGATCACGTTGGCCACGGCGGAGCCGGCGAGGCCCATCCCCAGCGGGTACACGAGGAGGGGGCACAGGACGGCCGAGAGCAGGTTGGCACCGAGCACGAACCGGACGGGCCGGCGGGTGTCCTGCACGCCGCGCATCCAGCCGTTGCCGGCGAGGGCCAGCAGGATGCCCGGCGCGCCCAGGCTGGCGATCCGCAGCCAGGTGGCCGCCCCGTCGGCGACCTCGCCCGGCCCTGCCATCGCCGTGGCCAACTCCCCCGCGCCGAACTGGGCGGCGACGACCAGGATCAGGCCGGCAGCCAGGGCCAGCCAGGACGCCTGCACCCCCTCGGCGACGGCCTCGGCGCGCCGGTCGGCCCCGAACAGCCGGGCGCTGCGGCTCGTGGTGCCGAACGCGAGCACGTTGCCGATCCACGCGGCCACGGCCAGCACCCCGCCGCCGATGGCCAGGGAGGCCAGCGCCGTCCGGCCGAGGTGGCCGACCACCGCGGTGTCCACGAGCAGGTAGACCGGCTCGGCCGCGAGCACGGCGAGGGCCGGCAGGGCCAGCCCGGCGATCCGGCGGAGCGAAACGTCTGTCACCCGCCGACCCTAACCACCAGGTCCGACATTCCGAGGCGGACCTGGACCGCGAACGGCCGGCGACACCAACGGCCCGAGTCCGACGTTCCGAGGCGGCCCGGCCGGATCGACGAACCATGATAATAACGGGTGAAGGGTAAACATGAGCCGCTATCGCTGCCGGGACGGGCCGCTGTGATAGCGTGCTGCATCCTTGCGGTCGAGCGCCACGGAAGAGCAGCTCCTCGGCTGCCTGGACCACTCGCGGCTCCCAGGAGGATCTCTACATGAAGGGCGCCGGGCTGGTGTCGCCAGCCGTGACCGGTGGTGTCGGCGCGACACCGCGCTGGTCGGTCCGCCTCCGGTGGGCTCTCGCCGGCATCGCCGGTTCCTGGCTCCTGGCTCTGGCCGCCCATCTGGTGGGCCTGGACTGGCTGCTCCCTCTGGTGCTGCTCGCCGGCACGACGCTGGTCGTGCGCAGCAGCCGGTTCGTGGCCGACCGGGTGGTGGTGGCCGGTTCGTTGCTGTTCGGCGCGACCTGCGCCGCCGGGCTGTTGATCTCGGTGTGGCCCTGGCACATGCACCCGGTTCCGGTCGCCGGGACGGCGTTGTCGGCGGTCGTGGTCCTCGCGGCGGTGCGGGGCGTGCCGCTGTCGCTGACGCCCCGGTTCCGGCTGGTGGACGTCACCATCCCGATCTGCGCGATGCTGGCCGCCGGGGTCGCGTGGTATCCGATGCGCGTCGGCCGGTTCACCGCCAGGTTCGCCGAGGCGGCCTCGGGCGGCGACATGGCGGCCCACTTCATGATCTTCGACGGGATCCGTGGCGCGGGCGGCTACACCTTCCTGCAGCAGGACGCGGCCTCGGCCAGCGTGCCCCCGTCGTTCCTGAACTACCCGCAGGGCGGGCACTTCGTCGCGGCGTTGCTCGACGCGTTCGTCCGGCCCGGGGCCCGGCCGGACGGGCTCACCTCCCTCAACGACTTCCTGTGGATCAACCTCGGCTCGCTGGTGCTGCTGTGCGCCGTCCTGGCCTGGGCCGTCAACCGGGTCGCCGGGCCGGGTTTCCGGCTGATGCTCGCGCTGCCAACCACCTTGCTGGCCGCGTCGCTGGTGTGCCTGGGCGACCTGCAGACCGTGGTGCGGTGCGGGTTCTGGGCCGAGCTGGTCTGTCTGAGCCTGCTGGTCGTGCTGTGCGCGGTGCTGATCCGTCCGCTGCGGTCGACGGGTGAGCAGATCGCCGTGGTCTCCGCGCTGTTCGTCGCGATCGCCTACACCTACTACTTCGTGCTGCCCGTCGCGGCGGTCGCCGTGCTGGCCTTCCTTTTCCGGTACCGGGGCCGGGTGCGTCGCCGCTGGGTCCTCACCGGCGTGGCGGTCGTGCTGACCGCCGGCCTGTCCGCGGTGCCCGTGGTGGTGAACGTGCTCGCGGTGCAGCGCGACCTGGGCACCGGCACCGCGCTGACGGCGCTCGGCGCGATCGACCCGATGAACGGCACCCTGATGCTCGCGTTGGCAGGCCTCGTGGTCGCCGGGCTGTTCGGCGCCCGGGGCCGGCTCGGGCCGGCCGGCGAGCTGCTGCTCGCCGTCCTCGTCGCGTCCGCCGGGTACGCCGGGGCGATCGCCGTGTTCCAGTACCGCACGGCCGGCTACGTCTCCTACTACTACGAGAAGGCGCTGCACGTCGTCGCCATCGTGCTGGTGATCGGCCTGGGCCTGGCCCTGCGCCGGCTGCTGCCGAACCTGGTGACCCCCGGCGGGGTGCGCGGCGTCCGGGCGATCCTGGTGTGCCTGGCGCTGACGGCGACGTCGATGCAGGTGTTCAACCCGATGCACTCGCCGCTGCCGACCGCGTACGACCGGGGATCCAACCTCGGCCGGCTGCGGCTGAAGGGCAAGCTCGCCCAGAAGCACGCCGGCGCGATGATCGAGACGGTGCTGCGGGTGCCGGACCCCGACCGCCGGACGACGATCGTGCTGCCGACGTTCGGTGACGAGGTCTTCGTCTCGGTGTGGATCGCCGTCATCGAGCGCGACTACCCGGGGCTGGCCGAGTGGCGGGACTGGGCGTCGATCGGCCGGCGGCGCACGCCGGACGAGCTGGTCGCGTTCCTGCGGGCGCATCCGGGGAGGTACCAGGTGGTGACGACGGACGCCGCGCAGCGGGCCGCGATCCTCAAGGCCGGCGACACCCTGGACGTCGAGGTGGTGGCGTTCGATCCGAACCCGAAGTACGTGTCCTCGTGGTGACCCGCGGCTGACGGCACGCCGCGCGACCGTCGCGATCCCGGGCGCGGCCCGGCAAGGCCCGGGCTGTTGCCGGCCCCGGCCTGAGCCGCCACCCGCCGACGGGAGGCACGAACGCCGCCGGCCGCCCCGAAGGACGGCCGGCGGACACGCTCAGATGACGCGGATCAGACCTTCAGATCGATGTACAACTTCTGGCAGGCCGCGTACTCCGGCAGCAGGCCCTGCTCCGCGGCCTCGGCGAGCGTCGGCGCGGCCACGTCCTTGTCGGACAGGATGAGCTCGTCGCGCGCGAACGGGAACTCCAGCCCCAGCGCCGGGTCCAGTGGGGACACCTCGCGTTCCCGCTGGGGCGCGTAGGTCTCCGAGCACAGGTACAGCAGGGTCGCGTCGTCGGTCAGCGCGCAGATCGCGTGCCCGAGCCCCTCGGCCAGGTAGACCTCGCGCCGGTCGACGTCGTCGAGCCGGACGACCTCGTGCTGGCCGAAGGTGGGCGAGCCGACCCGGATGTCGATCACGAAGTCGAGCACGGCGCCCCGGACGCACGTCACGTACTTGGCCTGGCCGGGGCCGACGTCCGCGAAGTGCACCCCGCGCACCGTGCCCTTGGAGGACACCGACAGGTTGGCCTGGGCCAGCCGGAGCGGGTGGCCGTTGGCCTCGGCGAACAGGTCGTGGCGGTACCACTCGAGGAACAGGCCCCGGCTGTCACCGCGCTGGACGGGCAGGATCTCGAAGGCGCCGTCGATG
Proteins encoded in this window:
- a CDS encoding NACHT domain-containing protein is translated as MSGLATATLVLGTAVAKTALSVWFRDAKILESLSHELVDEQAGILRGLRERRQFRRFREQAAEQVDDRIRRFVEHEFPGLDESERLAAVAAVTETFDRAAPTEADLFRADLDASSVYRHLLPVPEPTRWGLGADGTAFYRLLLRECCGYLIEVARTLPGGGMAALEEVLRRETQILADVRTALERLPARLGVEDFEADHRQQVAHRLDRIEFFGATLTDESRRYPLSVAYLSLTVSGELLTSAVRARSGPGGRVHGPGWEDTAATGAATARVEAALAASSRLFIRGQAGIGKTTLLHWIAVQSARNSFPAPMAAWRDTVPFFVPLRRYAGRDLPAPEEFLAETGRHIAADMPPGWVQQQLRSGRAIVLVDGVDEVAEHRRAAARDWLSQLVAAFPRARYVVTSRPAAVSENWLARDDFDTAELEPMTPEDVKVFVHRWHEAMRDGCGSDDDRNTLTGYESELLTALASRAHLRRLSGYPLLCALLCALHRDRRAQLPASRMELYDVALQMLLERRDTERHITGDITLSRTQKTLLLQELAYWLIRNGWSDAGFDEAADRIAARLAGMPQVGATAPEVLRHLLERSGLLREPVDGRVDFVHRTFQEYLAAQGAVAADDIGVLISHAHLDQWREVVVMAAGHASTTQRERLVTGLLDRGRGRSRTSRSPVRATLLLLAVACLETSPELPQAVRAQIDQSAAELLPPRTMTTAQTLAKLGDAALDLLTLSTPGTAKEVAATIRAAGLTGDPAAVDLIARYRGRPEKVVVNELIRAWDAFDPEIYARDVLSGCRPDGDPLRRLDLRNPALIPGLRHIPTLEHLTVGIPNGETFQDLSFVSDLSRLEALTMLGLRLEDLHTLESANLRILNLIWDLDAPGDTIDAGPLSHLSLKVLYIQNRRLTNLRSLSANDALSSLMLTGAEPHDLQELSAAKSLEFLYLYSPRDLTSVEPLTFLHAPRALGLRDCPEVRDLRKLGRWADSLASLDLEVRPGTDLAPLAALPQLTHLMLPDIGSHDLTPLNQFSALEGLEFFAVDGPMDLRRIPRLPCLRVIKLWWLGEVDVTPLAGWPQLTIEVPRRAVVHGEEALSGGSQVRRMQRY
- the truB gene encoding tRNA pseudouridine(55) synthase TruB is translated as MATTGLVIVDKPAGMTSHDVVARMRRLARTRRVGHGGTLDPMATGVLVLGVERGTKLLTYVIGSRKGYTGTIRLGQSTITDDAEGELVTAVPADDVSDEAVRAGLATMVGLIDQVPSSVSAIKIKGVRSYSRVRAGESVDLPARPITIHRLDVGEIRRSPGLVDVDVSVECSSGTYIRAIARDLGALTGVGGHLTALRRTAVGGFTLAEARTLDELAELDDPVNLDLNTAAERLFPRRDLDEAEAKVISHGGPLSPVGIEVPYAVYGPSGDVLAVMVEKAGRAKPELVLAPA
- a CDS encoding FG-GAP-like repeat-containing protein — encoded protein: MNTVIRRALAGLVTTTALTAGLLGAITPAHAATGTDVATLARNNENKGPCQTNSIGGTGFQGPNESSCSGNAWCADFAGWAWANAGDHSIDVTGLTQGSWTFYNYGRRHTGSLHTDTGYRPQIGDAAVYNVTSYAANGDATYSDHVGLVTLVNPNGSIEVTNGNFSDKVMTNAIPASQVPVGSYQSAQGNTISAYVTPSGLSTPPPPPVPESFGGKLVDLNGDGKPDVIGRLNDNLYVWLNTTTTQTTVSGAVNLGAGWATMNSLMVADFNGDGKPDVLARQNDHLYVWLNTSTAGQPSVAGATDLGTGWTSENSLMAADFNGDGKADIIARLADNLYAWTSNGTGLSTPTNLGNGWTGENSLMAADFNGDGKADIIARLADNLYAWTSNGTGLSTPTNLGNGWTGENSLMAADFNGDGKADIIARLADNLYIWTSNGTGLSTPTNLGNGWTTMNALMTGDFNNDGKLDVLARQNDNLYVWKSTGTSLGGANNLGNGWTTITFVTKA
- a CDS encoding MATE family efflux transporter translates to MTDVSLRRIAGLALPALAVLAAEPVYLLVDTAVVGHLGRTALASLAIGGGVLAVAAWIGNVLAFGTTSRSARLFGADRRAEAVAEGVQASWLALAAGLILVVAAQFGAGELATAMAGPGEVADGAATWLRIASLGAPGILLALAGNGWMRGVQDTRRPVRFVLGANLLSAVLCPLLVYPLGMGLAGSAVANVIAQCVSGALFVRALVVEGVPLAPHPARLLAQLTLSRDLIIRGLAFQVCFLSAAAVTARFGAAALAAHQIALQLWMFCAFALDALAIAAQSLVGADLGAGRAEEARRTAARITRIGAGCGVVLAAFIAVGAWWLPGLFTTDRAVLDQTMVAWPWFVAMELVAGVVFALDGVLIGAGDVAYMRNLTIAAALGGFLPAIWVTYALDLGLGGIWAGLTLFILIRLVTLVARLVSGRWAVVGAVR
- a CDS encoding dTDP-4-dehydrorhamnose 3,5-epimerase family protein is translated as MKITPLGIDGAFEILPVQRGDSRGLFLEWYRHDLFAEANGHPLRLAQANLSVSSKGTVRGVHFADVGPGQAKYVTCVRGAVLDFVIDIRVGSPTFGQHEVVRLDDVDRREVYLAEGLGHAICALTDDATLLYLCSETYAPQREREVSPLDPALGLEFPFARDELILSDKDVAAPTLAEAAEQGLLPEYAACQKLYIDLKV